In the genome of Triticum urartu cultivar G1812 chromosome 5, Tu2.1, whole genome shotgun sequence, one region contains:
- the LOC125510328 gene encoding O-fucosyltransferase 16-like, which translates to MGYPRRRAHPRRGALLPAVAALLLLFLAVSLLSIAISAPPLADRHPGISRRSLRHPPMSRWTARDLWGSELASNFYGCSHSSGKFLDSSVATQPDRYLLIVTSGGLNQQRTGIVDAVVAARILNATLVVPKLDQTSFWKDSSNFSEIFDIDWFISFLAKDVKIIKEPPQKGGKAVRPYKMRIPRKCTPQCYLKRVLPALLKKHAIRLTKYDYRLSNKLDTDLQKLRCRVNYHALRFTDPIKELGKRLIQRMREKSRYFIALHLRFESDMLAFSGCYYGGGEKERRDLGAIRKRWKTLHTSNPEKGRRQGRCPLTPEEVGLLLRALGYGSDVHIYAASGEIYGGEETLAPLKALFPNYHTKESLSSKDELTPFLAHSSRMAAIDFIVCDGSDAFVTNNNGNMAKILAGRRRYFGHRRTIRPNAKQLYHLFTNRGNMSWDKFSSQVRKVQKGFMGDPMEVKPGRGEFHAYPAACICEKTDENKSSPGSNQEIVNRTGIRKAIGEPAYPVYTDEEADGSDTEDDPTGTGEEEMITEEDPAAGEEMVTEDDPTATEEVIDTEAEADDDSSVRQEGSELEEILSD; encoded by the exons ATGGGCTACCCGAGGCGCCGCGCCCACCCGCGCCGCGGCGCCCTGctgccggcggtggcggcgctcctCCTGCTTTTCCTCGCCGTATCGCTcctctccatcgccatctccgcGCCGCCGCTCGCGGACCGCCACCCCGGCATCTCCCGCCGATCCCTCCGCCACCCTCCG ATGAGTCGATGGACTGCGAGAGATCTGTGGGGTTCGGAGCTCGCTAGCAACTTCTATGGATGCAGTCACTCTAGCGGAAAATTTCTCG ATTCCAGTGTTGCCACGCAACCAGATCGATATTTGCTTATTGTTACAAGTGGAGGTCTGAATCAGCAGAGAACAGGG ATAGTTGATGCTGTAGTTGCTGCGCGCATTTTAAACGCTACACTTGTTGTTCCCAAATTGGACCAAACATCTTTCTGGAAAGATTCAAG CAATTTTTCCGAAATCTTTGATATCGACTGGTTCATTTCATTTCTTGCGAAGGATGTCAAAATTATCAAAGAACCTCCACAAAAAGGAGGTAAAGCTGTGCGACCTTATAAAATGCGTATACCCCGAAAGTGTACTCCACAATGTTACTTGAAGCGTGTCTTGCCTGCACTTCTGAAGAAACAT GCTATTCGACTGACTAAATATGACTATAGGCTCTCAAATAAGTTGGACACTGACCTACAAAAACTGCGCTGCAGAGTAAATTACCATGCTTTGAGATTTACTGATCCAATAAAAGAGTTGGGTAAAAGGCTAATACAGCGAATGCGAGAGAAGAGCAGATATTTTATTGCTCTTCATCTGAG ATTTGAAAGTGACATGCTTGCCTTTTCTGGGTGTTATTATGGTGGTGGAGAAAAGGAGAGAAGAGATCTAGGTGCCATTCGCAAGCGATGGAAAACCTTGCAT ACAAGTAACCCAGAGAAAGGAAGAAGGCAAGGTAGGTGTCCACTAACTCCGGAGGAGGTAGGGCTACTGTTGAGGGCATTGGGCTATGGAAGCGATGTCCATATCTATGCTGCTTCTGGTGAGATATATGGAGGGGAAGAAACTTTGGCACCCCTCAAAGCGCTCTTCCCAAATTACCATACAAAAGAATCATTGTCAAGCAAAGATGAGTTGACTCCATTCTTGGCACACTCATCCCGCATGGCCGCAATTGATTTCATTGTCTGTGATGGAAGTGATGCTTTTGTGACTAACAATAATGGCAACATGGCCAAAATACTTGCTGGGCGGAG GAGATATTTTGGCCACAGGAGAACAATCCGGCCAAATGCCAAACAGCTCTACCACTTATTTACAAACAGAGGAAATATGTCATGGGACAAATTCTCGTCGCAGGTGCGAAAAGTCCAGAAAGGATTTATGGGAGATCCCATGGAAGTGAAGCCAGGAAGAGGCGAATTCCATGCCTACCCTGCTGCGTGTATATGCGAGAAGACGGACGAAAATAAATCGAGCCCTGGTAGTAATCAGGAAATTGTTAACCGCACGGGAATAAGGAAGGCCATCGGCGAACCAGCCTATCCTGTATACACCGACGAAGAGGCGGATGGATCTGACACTGAAGACGATCCCACAGGGACAGGAGAAGAAGAGATGATTACTGAAGAAGATCCTGCCGCTGGAGAAGAGATGGTCACTGAAGACGACCCCACTGCGACAGAAGAGGTAATTGATACCGAAGCTGAGGCCGACGATGATTCTTCGGTCAGACAGGAGGGTTCCGAGCTGGAGGAGATCCTTTCGGATTAA